The Cellulophaga sp. L1A9 genome window below encodes:
- a CDS encoding acyl-CoA desaturase yields the protein MAVIIFVLVLWYGGLFFQSFFLHRYAAHQVFTMSKTMERITFILTWIFQGSSYLSAYGYGVMHRMHHAYTDTDKDPHSPSHDANLFAMMWRTKTIYQDINKERIAIDQRFTKNVPQWKAFDKFASSRISRILWISMYILFFAFFTTATWQWALLPITFLMAPIHGVIINWFGHIYGYVNFKMKNTSKNLFRFDFLMMGEGYHNNHHKHASRANFGVKWYEIDVTYVIIKLLDAFGFIQLKPIPVQDK from the coding sequence CAGCACACCAAGTATTTACCATGTCTAAAACCATGGAGCGTATTACATTTATTCTAACTTGGATTTTTCAAGGGTCTAGTTACTTAAGTGCTTATGGATATGGCGTTATGCATCGCATGCACCACGCATATACGGATACGGATAAAGATCCGCATTCCCCTTCTCACGATGCAAATTTATTTGCGATGATGTGGCGGACAAAAACTATCTATCAAGATATCAATAAAGAACGGATTGCTATTGATCAGCGTTTTACGAAAAACGTACCACAATGGAAAGCATTTGATAAATTTGCGAGTTCTCGTATTTCTAGAATCCTGTGGATTTCAATGTATATTTTATTTTTCGCATTTTTCACCACCGCAACATGGCAATGGGCTTTGTTGCCTATCACCTTTTTAATGGCTCCTATTCATGGGGTAATTATCAACTGGTTTGGTCATATTTATGGCTATGTGAATTTTAAAATGAAAAATACGAGTAAAAATTTATTCCGATTTGATTTTTTAATGATGGGCGAAGGTTATCACAACAATCACCATAAGCATGCTAGTAGAGCTAATTTTGGTGTAAAATGGTACGAGATAGATGTTACCTATGTTATCATTAAATTATTAGACGCTTTTGGTTTTATTCAATTAAAACCCATTCCTGTACAAGATAAATAA
- a CDS encoding transglutaminase family protein yields the protein MIYEVKHKTVYEYQSMVSLCHNIVFQVSGNNTLQEINSSKCTIDPEPNFIMEREDFFENKYFYFSLQKAHKKLVVESTNEITVHPPTWLAINPAETPAWESVVKLLQSIDTSNDIRQFYLESPHVTFLSAIRAYALMSFTPNRPIMEAMHELNTRIYTDFTFTPGFTEISTPLEEVFKHKKGVCQDYAHFGLACVRSIGLSARYISGYIETIPPPGKPKLAGADASHAWMSLYIPDIGWVEFDATNNLLVSDQHIRVAKGRDFSDVVPLKGIVYSGGGQHMEVTVDVTRKS from the coding sequence ATGATTTACGAAGTGAAACACAAAACAGTATACGAATATCAATCTATGGTTTCGTTATGCCATAATATCGTATTTCAGGTTAGTGGTAATAATACTTTACAGGAAATCAATTCCTCTAAATGTACTATTGATCCTGAGCCAAATTTTATAATGGAACGAGAAGATTTTTTTGAAAATAAATACTTCTATTTTTCACTGCAAAAAGCCCACAAAAAGCTTGTTGTTGAAAGTACCAATGAAATTACAGTGCATCCACCAACGTGGTTGGCTATAAATCCTGCCGAAACACCTGCTTGGGAATCGGTAGTTAAATTGCTGCAGTCTATAGATACCTCTAATGATATCCGGCAATTTTATTTAGAATCGCCTCATGTTACCTTCTTATCAGCTATACGTGCGTATGCTTTAATGTCTTTTACTCCAAACAGACCAATAATGGAAGCGATGCATGAATTAAATACGCGTATTTATACCGACTTTACATTTACGCCCGGCTTCACGGAAATAAGTACTCCTCTAGAAGAAGTGTTTAAACATAAAAAAGGAGTATGTCAAGATTATGCACATTTTGGTTTGGCCTGTGTGCGTTCTATCGGCTTGTCTGCTAGGTATATAAGTGGGTATATTGAAACCATTCCTCCACCAGGAAAACCCAAGTTAGCAGGAGCAGATGCTTCTCATGCTTGGATGTCTTTATATATACCTGACATAGGTTGGGTAGAGTTTGATGCTACAAATAATCTTTTAGTATCAGACCAGCATATACGCGTGGCTAAAGGACGTGATTTTTCAGATGTTGTTCCCTTAAAAGGAATCGTGTATTCTGGAGGAGGTCAGCATATGGAGGTTACCGTAGATGTTACCCGCAAAAGTTAG